In Aggregatibacter sp. 2125159857, one DNA window encodes the following:
- a CDS encoding aminodeoxychorismate/anthranilate synthase component II, with amino-acid sequence MATILFLDNFDSFTYNLVDQFRGLGHQVHIYRNDCDLTILEKNALAQPDTILALSPGPGTPDEAGNMIPLIKRLIGKVPMLGICLGHQALIEAFGGKVVHAGEILHGKVSRIEHDNEAMFKGLTNPMPVARYHSLMGINLPDELIPNASYNGINMAIRHRTLPICSFQFHPESILTVQGAQLLAQSVEWLLKRN; translated from the coding sequence ATGGCAACCATTTTATTTTTAGATAACTTTGATTCATTTACTTACAATTTGGTGGATCAATTTCGTGGATTGGGACATCAGGTTCACATTTACCGCAACGATTGCGATTTAACGATTTTAGAAAAAAACGCCTTGGCGCAACCGGATACGATTCTTGCCCTCTCCCCCGGGCCGGGCACACCGGATGAAGCGGGAAATATGATTCCGTTAATTAAGCGATTAATCGGCAAAGTACCGATGTTGGGCATTTGTTTGGGGCATCAAGCGTTAATTGAAGCCTTCGGTGGAAAAGTCGTTCACGCAGGTGAAATTTTGCACGGCAAAGTGTCCAGAATTGAACACGACAATGAAGCCATGTTCAAAGGTTTGACCAACCCGATGCCGGTCGCGCGCTATCATTCCCTCATGGGAATTAATTTACCCGATGAATTGATTCCGAACGCCTCTTATAATGGTATAAACATGGCAATTCGCCACCGCACTTTGCCCATTTGTAGCTTCCAATTTCACCCTGAATCCATTTTAACGGTGCAAGGAGCGCAGTTATTGGCGCAATCGGTGGAATGGTTATTGAAACGGAATTAA
- the trpCF gene encoding bifunctional indole-3-glycerol-phosphate synthase TrpC/phosphoribosylanthranilate isomerase TrpF — protein sequence MITQDFSKPLETATVLQKIVLDKAEWVKNKEAEFPLSEFEKNIQKSDRAFYDALAKGTHQKPAYILECKKASPSKGLIRSEFKPTEIAQVYKHYANAISVLTDEKYFQGDFSYIKQVRNVITQPVLCKDFMISEYQVYLARYHQADAILLMLSVVSDETYRILADLAHSLGMGVLTETSNEEEFERALALGAKIIGVNNRNLHDLSVDLNRVVALTNRYTDRIPSDVRIISESGIYHHQQVHELQQVAHGFLIGSSLMSSPDLNNAVREVIFGENKVCGLTRAQDVKTVYESGALYGGLIFVENSKRCVSLRQAQELVTAAPLRFVGVFQNQEIDFIVKIAQQLQLYAVQLHGDETAEFITALRAELPKSIRIWKAISVDVTHKSAVVFDDVSAIDRFVFDSKSGSQQGGTGETFNWSLIPTQLKHKILLAGGINPNNIDTALAQHCVGVDLNSGVESAPGVKDAEKVRSVFKAIL from the coding sequence ATGATCACACAAGACTTTTCCAAACCCCTTGAAACCGCCACAGTGTTACAAAAAATCGTGCTCGACAAAGCCGAATGGGTAAAAAACAAAGAAGCGGAATTTCCATTAAGTGAATTTGAAAAAAACATTCAAAAATCCGACCGCGCTTTTTATGATGCGTTAGCAAAAGGCACTCACCAAAAACCGGCGTACATTTTAGAATGTAAAAAAGCCTCACCGTCCAAAGGGTTGATTCGCAGTGAATTTAAACCGACAGAGATTGCACAGGTCTATAAACACTATGCCAACGCGATTTCTGTGCTGACGGATGAAAAATACTTCCAAGGCGATTTTTCCTACATCAAACAAGTTCGCAACGTTATCACACAACCGGTATTATGCAAAGACTTTATGATCAGCGAATATCAGGTGTATTTGGCGCGTTACCACCAAGCAGATGCGATTTTACTCATGCTTTCAGTAGTGAGCGACGAAACTTATCGCATCTTAGCCGATTTGGCGCATTCTCTCGGCATGGGCGTGTTGACTGAAACCAGTAACGAAGAAGAATTTGAACGCGCCTTGGCGTTAGGCGCGAAAATTATCGGTGTGAATAATCGTAATTTGCATGATTTAAGCGTGGATTTAAACCGCGTGGTGGCATTAACCAACCGATATACCGACCGCATTCCTTCCGACGTACGAATCATCAGCGAATCAGGTATTTACCATCATCAGCAAGTACACGAATTACAACAGGTTGCTCACGGTTTTTTAATTGGCAGCAGTTTAATGAGCAGTCCTGACTTAAACAACGCCGTACGTGAAGTCATTTTCGGTGAAAACAAAGTGTGCGGTTTAACCCGTGCGCAAGACGTAAAAACCGTTTACGAAAGCGGTGCATTATACGGCGGGTTAATTTTTGTCGAAAATTCCAAACGTTGTGTCAGTTTACGCCAAGCCCAAGAATTGGTGACGGCCGCCCCACTTCGTTTTGTGGGCGTGTTTCAAAATCAAGAGATTGATTTTATCGTGAAAATCGCGCAGCAGTTACAACTCTATGCCGTTCAGTTGCACGGCGATGAAACAGCGGAATTTATCACCGCACTTCGCGCCGAATTGCCTAAAAGCATTCGCATTTGGAAAGCCATTTCCGTGGATGTAACCCATAAAAGTGCGGTGGTTTTTGACGACGTTTCTGCGATTGATCGTTTTGTTTTCGATAGCAAGTCAGGCTCGCAACAAGGTGGTACCGGTGAGACTTTCAATTGGTCATTGATTCCGACACAACTAAAACATAAAATCCTGTTGGCAGGCGGTATTAATCCAAATAATATTGACACTGCGTTAGCACAACATTGTGTCGGTGTGGATCTGAATTCCGGTGTGGAAAGCGCTCCCGGTGTGAAAGACGCTGAAAAAGTGCGGTCGGTTTTTAAGGCAATTTTGTAA
- a CDS encoding type II toxin-antitoxin system PemK/MazF family toxin produces the protein MYVPKRNDIVWLDFEPTKGKEIGKYRPALILSHEIYNKSTGLIICCPISTSIRGKATEVPIEGLESPSVVATTLVQTLDWRERHIKFIKQAESQIYDEVLKRVILLLGGEHLLK, from the coding sequence ATGTATGTACCAAAGAGGAATGATATTGTTTGGTTAGATTTTGAACCGACGAAAGGAAAAGAAATTGGGAAATATCGTCCAGCACTCATTCTAAGCCATGAAATTTATAATAAATCGACAGGGCTAATTATTTGTTGTCCTATTAGTACAAGCATTCGTGGTAAAGCAACCGAGGTTCCGATTGAAGGCTTGGAAAGCCCAAGTGTCGTTGCAACAACATTAGTTCAGACATTAGATTGGCGTGAGAGACATATCAAATTTATTAAACAAGCCGAGTCACAGATTTATGATGAAGTACTCAAACGAGTGATACTTTTATTGGGTGGCGAGCATTTATTAAAGTAA
- a CDS encoding HyaD/HybD family hydrogenase maturation endopeptidase, producing the protein MKPLILGVGNILLSDEGVGVRVVQELEKRPEIQPHFDIIDGGTCGMELLDAMANREHLIIVDAVLANKQPGEIIVLHDEQVPTFFSRKISPHQLGICDVLSALKLTDEFPQNLCLIGIQPESLEAGIGLTETIQKALPNVFITLNQVVKEYGLNLNTPL; encoded by the coding sequence ATGAAGCCGTTAATTCTTGGCGTCGGCAATATTTTGTTAAGTGATGAAGGTGTCGGCGTGCGCGTTGTGCAGGAGCTTGAAAAACGCCCTGAAATTCAACCGCACTTTGACATCATCGATGGTGGTACTTGTGGCATGGAATTACTGGATGCGATGGCAAATCGCGAGCATTTGATTATTGTCGATGCCGTGCTTGCTAACAAACAGCCAGGTGAGATTATTGTGTTGCATGACGAGCAAGTGCCCACCTTTTTCTCTCGCAAAATTTCGCCACATCAACTGGGTATTTGTGATGTTCTTTCCGCTCTCAAACTGACGGATGAATTTCCACAAAATCTTTGTCTCATCGGTATCCAACCGGAATCATTAGAAGCCGGCATTGGATTAACGGAAACGATACAAAAAGCATTACCGAATGTTTTTATAACCTTGAATCAAGTAGTAAAAGAATACGGTTTGAACTTAAACACCCCTCTTTAG
- the hybC gene encoding hydrogenase 2 large subunit, translating to MSEKKRISIDPITRIEGHLRIDCEIENGVVTNAWSSGTMWRGMENIVKGADPRDAWMIMQRICGVCTTVHAIISVRAVEDAIGAKVPVNAQYIRNMILAAHSIHDHIVHFYQLSAMDWVDITAALKADPEKAADMLKGVSTWSLNSANEFRNVQKKIQALVDSGQLGIFANGYFGHAAMKLPPEVNLIAVAHYLQALECQRDANRVVALLGSKTPHIQNLAIGGVANPINLDSQAVLNQERLMFVKACIDRLTDFINQVYKVDAAVFAAYYPEWLSLGKTSGNYLSVPEYPIDADNSKFMLKGGYIENGDLSTFRPIDQQKDEFVVKGIKESGKHAWYEDDEPLEPWAGLTRPKYTGWQDDGKYSWVKAPTFYGKVVEVGPLAYLMCGLVANDTPTVNHFNELKGIYEKLTGNTLTTDQLHSTLGRIIGRTVHCCAINDILSAQWQMLIDNIAKGDMTAYIKTDIPASGEFRGVGFGEVPRGMLSHWVVIKDGRIENYQAVVPSTWNAGPRNEQDQMGPYELSIIGTPVADPTKPLEVVRTIHSFDPCMSCAVHVVNTENGEVTEVKVL from the coding sequence ATGTCAGAAAAAAAACGTATCTCAATTGACCCAATTACCCGTATTGAGGGTCATTTACGTATTGATTGCGAAATTGAAAACGGTGTTGTCACCAATGCTTGGTCATCAGGTACCATGTGGCGCGGTATGGAAAATATCGTAAAAGGTGCAGACCCTCGTGATGCATGGATGATTATGCAACGTATCTGTGGCGTATGTACCACTGTACACGCGATTATCAGCGTACGTGCCGTAGAAGATGCTATTGGTGCTAAAGTTCCCGTCAATGCACAGTACATTCGTAACATGATTCTTGCGGCACACAGCATTCACGACCATATCGTGCATTTCTATCAACTCTCCGCGATGGACTGGGTGGATATCACCGCTGCGCTAAAAGCTGATCCTGAAAAAGCAGCAGATATGCTAAAAGGCGTTTCTACATGGTCATTAAACAGTGCTAACGAATTCCGCAATGTACAGAAAAAAATTCAAGCATTAGTGGATAGTGGACAACTTGGTATTTTCGCTAACGGTTACTTCGGTCATGCTGCAATGAAACTTCCACCAGAAGTCAACCTCATTGCCGTCGCGCACTATTTGCAAGCCCTTGAATGTCAACGTGATGCTAACCGTGTAGTTGCATTACTTGGTAGTAAAACACCACATATTCAAAACTTAGCTATCGGTGGTGTAGCAAACCCAATTAACTTAGATTCCCAAGCGGTACTAAACCAAGAACGTCTCATGTTCGTGAAAGCTTGTATCGACCGCTTAACTGACTTCATTAACCAAGTGTATAAAGTAGATGCGGCGGTATTTGCGGCTTACTATCCTGAATGGTTAAGCTTGGGTAAAACATCGGGTAACTACTTATCTGTACCAGAATACCCAATTGATGCAGATAACTCTAAATTCATGTTAAAAGGTGGTTATATCGAAAATGGCGATTTATCCACTTTCCGTCCAATTGATCAACAAAAAGATGAGTTCGTTGTAAAAGGAATTAAAGAAAGTGGTAAACACGCTTGGTACGAAGATGATGAACCATTAGAACCTTGGGCAGGCTTAACTCGTCCGAAATATACCGGCTGGCAAGATGACGGTAAATACTCTTGGGTAAAAGCGCCGACATTCTACGGTAAAGTCGTTGAAGTGGGGCCTCTTGCCTACTTAATGTGTGGTTTGGTTGCGAATGACACCCCAACTGTCAACCACTTCAATGAATTAAAAGGCATTTATGAAAAATTGACCGGTAATACTTTAACCACCGATCAATTACATTCTACCCTTGGACGTATTATCGGCCGTACCGTGCATTGCTGTGCGATCAACGACATTTTAAGTGCTCAATGGCAAATGCTCATTGATAACATCGCTAAAGGCGATATGACGGCTTACATTAAAACAGATATTCCGGCAAGCGGTGAATTCCGTGGTGTTGGTTTCGGTGAAGTGCCGCGCGGTATGCTTTCTCACTGGGTGGTGATCAAAGACGGTCGCATTGAAAACTATCAAGCCGTTGTACCATCCACATGGAATGCCGGCCCGCGTAACGAACAAGACCAAATGGGCCCTTATGAGCTTTCCATTATTGGTACACCGGTGGCAGATCCAACTAAACCATTGGAAGTGGTCAGAACCATTCACTCTTTCGACCCTTGTATGTCCTGCGCTGTGCACGTAGTTAATACCGAAAACGGTGAAGTGACTGAAGTGAAGGTGTTGTAA
- the hybE gene encoding hydrogenase-2 assembly chaperone, with the protein MYRHEKTPENSTALLTSVTGFDENPTVLFLAEMQKIVPEMQDLPFFHHNIECFCPKFVLFEGQWVGSVLTPWMISVVILPGPQQTWEPRELGDKITVQLPYKALTFTVSGVETVPQYLSCSLHSPLDPNLTNEQAIQLTQDCLRMILSMPTKQATFDPDRRNLFKAMVK; encoded by the coding sequence ATGTACCGACACGAAAAAACTCCTGAAAATAGCACCGCACTTTTAACCTCCGTTACCGGCTTTGATGAAAATCCAACAGTTCTCTTTCTTGCTGAAATGCAAAAAATTGTTCCTGAAATGCAAGATCTCCCCTTCTTTCATCACAATATTGAATGTTTCTGCCCAAAATTCGTTTTATTTGAAGGACAATGGGTCGGCTCGGTGTTAACCCCATGGATGATTAGCGTTGTTATTCTGCCTGGCCCACAACAAACCTGGGAACCGCGAGAGTTAGGGGATAAAATCACTGTTCAACTGCCTTACAAAGCCCTTACTTTCACGGTCAGTGGCGTTGAAACCGTACCGCAATACTTAAGCTGCTCCTTGCATTCCCCGCTTGATCCGAATCTTACCAACGAACAAGCCATCCAACTGACACAGGATTGCCTACGCATGATTTTATCCATGCCAACCAAACAAGCGACGTTTGATCCAGATCGCCGCAATTTATTTAAAGCAATGGTAAAATAA
- a CDS encoding tautomerase family protein, whose translation MITVYGLKRTLSPRKSSVAEVIYNCLELGLDVAKGKHALRFICLEDDDFYYPHTANRSDNYMVIEINLMQGRLEQTKKRLIKMLFSEFEYKLGISPFDVEITIKEQPAHCWGFRGMTGDEARDLDYDIHK comes from the coding sequence ATGATCACAGTATATGGCTTAAAACGTACCCTCTCCCCGCGCAAATCCTCTGTCGCGGAGGTGATTTATAACTGCCTGGAGCTCGGTCTAGATGTTGCCAAAGGCAAGCATGCGTTACGTTTTATTTGCCTTGAAGATGACGATTTCTATTATCCGCACACAGCGAACCGTAGCGACAATTACATGGTGATTGAAATCAATTTAATGCAAGGTCGTTTAGAACAAACCAAAAAACGTTTAATTAAAATGTTGTTCAGTGAATTTGAATACAAATTAGGCATTAGCCCGTTTGACGTGGAAATCACCATCAAAGAGCAACCGGCGCATTGTTGGGGCTTCCGTGGTATGACCGGTGATGAAGCGCGCGATTTGGATTACGATATTCATAAATAA
- the trpD gene encoding anthranilate phosphoribosyltransferase → MENQALLEKLYGAQTLTAAESEALFNAIMLGELSNEQIAAMLVALKVRGETIDEVNGAVLAAIKNAKPFPTPDYPFADIVGTGGDGANTINISTASAIVAATCGAKVAKHGNRSVSSKTGSSDLLTALGVNIAMSPEQARKALDNIGICFLFAQQYHPGFKYVVPVRQALKTRTLFNILGPLINPARPKRQLLGVYSPELIDIYAKTVAQLGHEHTIIVHGSGLDEVAIHGATEVAEVRNGKIERYTLTPQDFGFQVKPLESLRGGEPTENAQMITALLQGKGKAEHHQAVAMNTALLLKLFGQEDIKDNAQRVLDVITQGKPFETLQKLTTY, encoded by the coding sequence ATGGAAAACCAAGCTCTATTAGAAAAACTTTATGGTGCACAAACCTTAACCGCCGCGGAAAGCGAAGCCTTATTTAACGCCATCATGTTGGGGGAATTAAGCAACGAACAAATCGCGGCCATGTTAGTGGCTCTCAAAGTGCGTGGTGAAACCATTGATGAAGTCAATGGTGCCGTATTAGCCGCCATTAAAAATGCCAAACCGTTTCCAACACCCGATTACCCTTTCGCCGATATCGTCGGCACGGGCGGTGACGGCGCCAATACCATCAATATTTCTACGGCATCCGCTATCGTCGCAGCCACTTGTGGTGCCAAAGTAGCAAAACACGGCAACCGTAGTGTTTCCAGTAAAACCGGTTCAAGCGATTTATTGACCGCACTTGGCGTCAATATTGCCATGTCTCCAGAACAAGCCCGCAAGGCATTGGACAACATCGGCATCTGCTTCTTGTTTGCACAGCAATATCACCCCGGTTTTAAATATGTCGTGCCGGTACGCCAAGCCTTAAAAACCCGTACGCTCTTTAATATTCTAGGTCCGCTTATTAATCCTGCACGTCCGAAACGTCAATTGCTCGGCGTTTATTCTCCCGAACTCATTGATATTTATGCCAAAACCGTTGCCCAATTAGGGCACGAACACACCATTATCGTACACGGCAGTGGCTTAGACGAAGTGGCAATTCATGGTGCGACAGAAGTCGCGGAAGTGCGTAACGGCAAGATTGAACGTTACACCTTAACGCCACAGGATTTTGGTTTCCAAGTCAAACCGTTGGAAAGTTTACGCGGTGGCGAACCGACAGAAAATGCGCAAATGATTACCGCACTTTTACAAGGCAAAGGCAAAGCGGAACACCATCAAGCCGTCGCCATGAACACAGCCCTCTTACTGAAATTGTTCGGACAAGAAGACATTAAAGATAATGCACAACGGGTATTGGATGTGATTACACAAGGCAAACCATTTGAAACCTTACAGAAATTAACAACCTATTAA
- the hybA gene encoding hydrogenase 2 operon protein HybA, with translation MDRRKFLKAGVLGGIASTLPVSSAQASDAVEPIPGALGMLYDSTLCVGCQACVAECQNVNHTPVNPKGNQTWSNNDKLTPFTRNIIQVWSDGDGKNKDQTENGYAYIKKQCMHCVDPNCVAVCPVQALTKDPKTGIVKYDPDICTGCRYCMVGCPFDVPKYDYDNPFGEISKCELCNQKGVERLDKGELPGCCHVCPTGAIIFGTREELLAEAKRRLSLLRGTEYDYPRQHVNSTDKYRATVPAYQYHIYGEKEGGGTQVLALSGVPFANLGLPDLDEVATGSRAAHLQHFLYRGLALPLVALAGLTFMTYKNMHGDKIAERIAAQKEAMRQARKEIEEAEDEHHE, from the coding sequence ATGGATAGACGAAAATTTCTAAAAGCCGGTGTGCTTGGCGGAATTGCTTCCACCTTGCCTGTGTCGAGTGCGCAGGCATCAGACGCGGTTGAGCCCATTCCCGGTGCGCTTGGAATGCTTTACGACTCTACCCTTTGTGTAGGTTGTCAGGCTTGCGTGGCAGAATGTCAAAACGTGAACCACACACCGGTAAACCCGAAAGGCAATCAGACTTGGTCGAATAATGACAAACTTACGCCGTTCACACGTAATATTATTCAAGTGTGGAGCGATGGCGACGGTAAAAATAAAGACCAAACAGAAAACGGCTATGCTTACATAAAAAAACAATGTATGCATTGTGTTGACCCAAACTGTGTTGCGGTTTGCCCAGTTCAGGCCCTTACCAAAGATCCCAAAACCGGTATCGTGAAATACGATCCTGACATTTGTACCGGTTGCCGTTATTGCATGGTGGGTTGTCCTTTTGATGTACCAAAATACGACTATGACAATCCGTTCGGTGAAATCAGCAAATGTGAACTCTGTAACCAAAAAGGTGTTGAACGCCTAGATAAAGGCGAATTGCCGGGTTGTTGCCATGTTTGCCCAACGGGCGCCATCATTTTCGGTACAAGAGAAGAATTATTGGCGGAAGCCAAACGCCGTTTGAGCTTGTTACGTGGTACTGAATACGATTATCCACGCCAACACGTCAATAGCACAGATAAATACCGTGCCACTGTGCCGGCATATCAATATCACATCTACGGTGAAAAAGAAGGCGGTGGCACACAAGTTCTTGCTTTAAGTGGTGTACCTTTTGCTAACCTTGGTTTACCAGACTTAGATGAAGTCGCAACAGGTTCTCGTGCGGCGCATTTACAACACTTCTTATATCGCGGTTTAGCATTGCCATTAGTCGCACTGGCTGGTTTAACCTTTATGACTTACAAAAATATGCATGGCGATAAAATCGCTGAGCGTATTGCAGCACAAAAAGAAGCCATGCGTCAGGCACGCAAGGAAATCGAAGAAGCGGAGGATGAGCATCATGAGTAA
- the hybG gene encoding hydrogenase maturation factor HybG: MCLGVPGQIVKIGDNALQLATVDVCGVQREVNISLICSDDPKPLLGKWVLVHVGFAMSIIDEEEAKQTQEALLAMSQLEHEVGDFGGLNQQ, translated from the coding sequence ATGTGTTTAGGTGTGCCCGGTCAAATTGTCAAAATCGGCGACAACGCATTACAACTTGCCACCGTAGATGTTTGCGGCGTGCAACGTGAGGTGAATATTTCTCTTATCTGCAGCGATGATCCCAAACCTCTGCTGGGCAAATGGGTTCTCGTCCATGTTGGTTTCGCGATGAGCATCATTGATGAAGAAGAAGCCAAACAAACTCAAGAAGCCCTGCTTGCCATGAGCCAGCTAGAACATGAAGTAGGTGATTTCGGGGGATTGAATCAGCAGTAA
- the hybO gene encoding hydrogenase 2 small subunit, which produces MQRSDGLFSALADVSRRDFMKLCTALAATMGLSSKAGAEMTNALTAPARPPVLWIGAQECTGCTESLLRATHPTVENLVLEMISLEYHETLSAAFGEQAEDNKHNAIKQYYGKYVLVVDGSIPVKDGGVYCMVAGKPIVEHIQEAAKGAAAIIAIGSCAAWGGVPSSGGNPTGASSLSEVLPKGTPVINIPGCPPNPHNFLATVAYILTYKKLPAMDKLNRPLFAYDRLIHENCYRRPHFDAGRFAKEYGDYGHRNGWCLYHLGCKGPETYGNCSTLEFCDVGGNNWPVGIGHPCYGCNEKGVGFTKGIFQLAGVENPTPRVEKPDVNNTEGSGATMTAIGLLGGAAAILAGVSVVTLRELSIQHKARVEAKAAEKEQHTGK; this is translated from the coding sequence ATGCAACGAAGTGATGGATTATTTTCTGCCTTAGCCGATGTTTCTCGTCGGGATTTTATGAAATTATGTACCGCTCTTGCGGCAACGATGGGACTAAGCAGTAAAGCCGGTGCGGAGATGACCAACGCCTTAACGGCACCGGCACGCCCACCGGTGTTATGGATCGGGGCACAAGAATGTACGGGATGTACGGAATCGCTACTACGCGCTACCCATCCGACAGTGGAAAACTTGGTATTGGAAATGATTTCCTTAGAATACCACGAAACCCTTTCTGCAGCCTTTGGGGAACAAGCTGAAGATAACAAACACAATGCAATTAAACAATATTATGGAAAATATGTTTTAGTCGTCGATGGTTCCATTCCGGTGAAAGACGGCGGTGTCTATTGTATGGTCGCCGGTAAACCGATTGTAGAACACATCCAAGAGGCCGCTAAAGGGGCTGCAGCCATTATTGCGATTGGTTCTTGTGCGGCATGGGGCGGCGTACCTTCTAGCGGCGGCAACCCAACTGGTGCAAGCAGCTTATCTGAAGTCTTACCAAAAGGCACACCGGTGATTAATATTCCAGGTTGTCCACCAAATCCACATAACTTCCTTGCAACCGTTGCTTATATTCTGACTTATAAGAAACTACCCGCAATGGACAAATTAAATCGTCCATTATTCGCTTACGATCGCTTAATTCACGAAAACTGCTATCGTCGTCCGCACTTTGATGCTGGTCGCTTCGCTAAAGAATACGGTGATTATGGTCACCGCAACGGTTGGTGTTTGTATCATCTCGGTTGTAAAGGCCCGGAAACTTACGGTAACTGCTCTACCTTAGAATTCTGTGATGTTGGTGGTAATAACTGGCCGGTAGGTATTGGGCACCCTTGCTATGGTTGTAACGAAAAAGGTGTGGGCTTTACTAAAGGCATTTTCCAATTAGCCGGTGTAGAAAACCCAACACCACGCGTTGAAAAACCGGATGTCAACAACACTGAAGGTTCAGGGGCGACCATGACAGCCATCGGTTTATTAGGCGGTGCTGCGGCAATACTCGCCGGCGTGAGTGTGGTGACTTTACGCGAATTAAGCATTCAACATAAAGCCCGTGTCGAGGCCAAAGCGGCAGAAAAAGAACAACATACAGGTAAATAA
- the hybB gene encoding Ni/Fe-hydrogenase cytochrome b subunit, with protein sequence MSNPRPVGGRLVSAAILFFAPLAVLCVLLILKRLVFGIGSVTALNGGYPWGLWIAFDLLVGTGFACGGWALAWTVYIFNKGKYHALVRPALLASLFGYSLGGLSITIDMGRYWHLPYFYVPGQFNTNSVLFETAFCMTVYIIVVTLEFAPVWLGFLGLKKWFNKLNKIMFFIIALGALLPMMHQSSMGSLMIVAGHKVHPVWQSYEALPILSLLTAFIMGFSIVIFEGSLVKAGLAGKTPDERHLFTQLARVTAGLIFCFLAVRFGELIYHDKLQMVVGFDKLTKFEAWMFWMEVWLMVLPLLTLFLGEKKSDSRWLFISALSMLLGAALWRMNYSLIMYNPGNGYQYFPSAEELLISIGFVSIEVCAYILIIRLFPVLPVFKEKHTEDSEKIIAEKAAFSKKVSGAE encoded by the coding sequence ATGAGTAATCCACGTCCGGTAGGCGGTCGCCTTGTTTCTGCCGCCATTCTCTTTTTTGCTCCCCTTGCCGTGCTTTGCGTTTTATTAATTTTAAAACGTTTGGTTTTTGGTATCGGTTCTGTAACCGCACTTAATGGCGGTTATCCTTGGGGGTTATGGATTGCCTTTGACTTACTTGTTGGTACAGGATTTGCCTGTGGCGGTTGGGCTCTTGCTTGGACCGTGTATATTTTCAACAAAGGGAAATATCACGCTCTTGTTCGCCCGGCATTGCTTGCTAGTTTATTCGGTTATTCCCTCGGCGGTTTATCTATCACCATTGATATGGGACGTTATTGGCACTTGCCGTATTTCTACGTTCCGGGGCAGTTCAACACCAATTCCGTGCTGTTTGAAACGGCATTTTGTATGACAGTGTATATCATTGTCGTCACCTTAGAATTTGCCCCAGTATGGCTTGGTTTCCTCGGTTTGAAAAAATGGTTTAATAAACTCAATAAAATCATGTTTTTTATCATTGCCTTGGGTGCCTTGTTACCAATGATGCACCAATCTTCAATGGGTTCCTTGATGATTGTAGCTGGTCACAAAGTCCATCCGGTATGGCAAAGCTATGAAGCACTACCAATTCTCTCCTTACTGACGGCTTTTATTATGGGCTTCTCTATTGTGATTTTTGAGGGTTCTTTAGTTAAAGCGGGTCTTGCAGGAAAAACACCAGATGAACGTCATTTATTTACTCAATTGGCACGCGTTACCGCAGGATTAATTTTCTGTTTCTTAGCGGTGCGTTTTGGTGAGTTGATTTATCACGACAAACTGCAAATGGTTGTGGGTTTCGATAAATTAACAAAATTTGAAGCATGGATGTTCTGGATGGAAGTCTGGTTGATGGTATTACCATTACTGACCCTCTTCCTCGGGGAGAAAAAATCCGATTCCCGTTGGTTATTTATTTCGGCATTAAGCATGTTACTCGGTGCGGCATTATGGCGGATGAACTACTCGCTTATCATGTATAATCCGGGCAACGGCTATCAATATTTCCCATCTGCGGAAGAATTGCTTATTTCAATCGGTTTCGTTTCTATTGAAGTATGTGCCTATATTTTAATCATTCGTTTATTCCCTGTATTACCGGTATTTAAAGAAAAACATACCGAAGACTCAGAAAAAATTATTGCCGAAAAAGCGGCATTCAGCAAAAAAGTTAGCGGAGCAGAATAA